Proteins from one Cryptomeria japonica chromosome 4, Sugi_1.0, whole genome shotgun sequence genomic window:
- the LOC131875377 gene encoding cytochrome P450 71AU50-like produces the protein MALFQCSRVGFFAHLPLDNIQICDTKEEQEQQGKVGIATRATVRQSPSSRKPPPQDMLNAGTETSSTIVEWAMTELLRNPKVMARAQQEIELVVGRDRIVRESDLVNLDYLQCVVKETLRLHPPVPLLLLHESTQGCNVGGYYVPPKTRLFVNA, from the exons ATGGCTCTATTCCAGTGCAGTAGAGTTGGGTTTTTCGCTCATCTTCCTCTGGATAATATACAGATTTGTGACACGAAAGAAGAGCAAGAGCAACAAGGGAAAGTTGGGATTGCCACCAGGGCCACTGTTAGGCAATCTCCATCTTCTAGGAAGCCTCCGCCACAA GATATGCTAAATGCTGGAACAGAGACATCTTCCACAATTGTAGAATGGGCAATGACTGAGCTGCTGAGAAACCCTAAAGTAATGGCAAGGGCCCAACAAGAGATTGAATTAGTTGTTGGGAGAGATCGCATCGTAAGGGAGAGTGATCTTGTAAACTTAGATTACTTGCAATGTGTGGTGAAGGAAACACTTCGATTACATCCACCAGTGCCCTTGCTCTTGCTACACGAGTCCACCCAGGGTTGCAATGTGGGAGGATATTACGTTCCACCAAAGACAAGGTTGTTCGTGAATGCCTAG